The genomic region ATCCACTGGTCGATATTCATAGGGAAGAAGTAACTGACATACCTAAGGATGGCCTGGTTATCATTGCTTCCGGCCCTCTTACTTCGGAACCGTTGGCTCAGACCATAGCCAGGCTTACCGGGGATCAGTATCTTTATTTTTATGATGCGGCTGCCCCCATTGTAACCCTTGAGTCATTGGATATGAGTAAAATATTTAGGGCTTCCAGGTATGGCAAAGGAGAAGAAGCCTATTTAAACTGTCCAATGGATAAAGATGAATATGAAACTTTTTATGATGCCTTAGTTAACGCTGAGCGGGCACCACTGAAGGAATTTGAAAAACAAATCCATTTTGAGGGGTGTATGCCGGTTGAAGTGTTAGCGGCCCGGGGCCGGGATACTTTATTATATGGTCCGTTGAAACCCGTGGGATTGACAGATCCGCGTACCGGCAAACGTCCTTATGCTGTGGTACAGCTAAGACAGGATAACGCTGAAGGAACCTTATATAATTTGGTTGGTTTCCAAACAAATCTTAAATGGGGAGAACAAAAAAGAGTTTTTAGTTTAATTCCCGGTATGGCCAACGCTGAATTTGTCCGTTACGGGGTTATGCACCGAAATACATATATTAATTCACCGACCTTACTTAAACCTACTTTACAGTTGAAAAGCCAGGAAAGAATCTTCCTGGCCGGACAAATTACCGGGGTAGAAGGCTATGTGGAATCCGCAGCGGCAGGATTGGTGGCTGGTATCAACGCTGCCAGAATGGCCAAAGGGCAAGCCCCGGTAGAGTTTCCTCCGGAAACCGCCCACGGGGCGTTATTGCATTATATAACTTCCGCTCCCAGTGGTAATTTCCAACCGATGAATGTTACATTCGGGCTTTTTCCGGATTTGCCGACCAAAATCAAGGGCAAAAGGGAAAGGGGTAAAGCCCACGCCCAAAGAGCTTTAGAGTCTTTAAAGCAATTCATATTTAAATTGTCAAAAGGTAGTTGCAATTTTTAGGGAGAGTGTGATATATTTTTTTATGTTAAATTTCGACATGGTGTTGGCTAATGTATAACCTGGTAGATCATTTTATAAATTTTCTCAAAGTACAAAAGAATTTCTCAGATCACACCATAGAGGCATATCAAAAAGACTTATTTGAGGGCATTGATTTTTTTTCAACCGTCCTTAATGTATGCGATGAAAAATTACATCCCTCACAAATAGACAGTCGTCTCTTTCGTAATTTTTTATCGCATATGCAAGAAAGAAATTTACAGCGGTCTACCATTGCCAGAAGACTGGCAGCCTGGCGCACATTTTTTCGCTTTTTATATCGGGAAGGACTGGTACAAACAAACCCTTTGCTAAGGATGGCCAATCCAAAACAAGAAAAGCGGTTACCGAAATTTTTATACCAGGATGAAGCTAAAGAACTGGTTGAATCACCCGGTAATACTCCTCTGGGTGTCCGGGACAGGTCACTGTTAGAACTGCTTTATGCCACTGGAATTCGTGTATCGGAATTAGTTGCCCTGGATTTATATCACCTGGATTTAAGCAGAGGTTACCTCAGGGTATGGGGCAAAGGGTCAAAGGAACGTTTGGTTCCTATCCATGACCGGGCGGTGGCAGCGTTAAAGCGGTACTTAACAGAAGCACGACCTAAGTTAGCCCAACCCGACTGCCCAGCAGTGTTTGTTAACTATAAAGGAAGTCGACTGAGTGACAGGGGTGTAAGAAAGCTCATTGATAAATATTGTCAGCAGGTGGGCTTAACCAAAAACATCAGTCCCCACGTTATAAGACATTCATTTGCCACCCACCTGTTGGATAACGGTGCAGACCTGCGCAGTGTCCAGGAGTTATTGGGGCATGTGTCGTTATCCACTACCCAGATATATACCCATGTCACCAAACAAAAGCTAAAGAAAATATATCATCTATCCCATCCGCGGGCTAAGTTTTAGACTAAATAATAAAAGAAGGGATTTGTTTATGTTCCATGCCACAACCATTGTTGCGGTAAAGAGAGGAAATAAGGTTGCTGTGGCTGGTGACGGTCAGGTAACCTTTGGTCAAAATACAATTATGAAGCACACTGCTCGTAAAGTCAGACGTCTACACCAGGGCCAAGTGTTAGCTGGTTTTGCCGGGTCAGTGGCAGATGCCTTTACCCTGTTTGAAAAATTTGAAGGTAAGTTAGAGGAGTTTCACGGCAACTTAATGCGTGCCGCCGTAGAACTGGCTAAAGATTGGCGTACCGATAAGTATTTGAGAGCCCTGGAGGCCATGTTGATTGTGGCTAATAAAGAAAACTTATTGGTATTGTCAGGAAACGGGGAAGTTATTGAGCCTGATGAAGGGGTAACAGCCATCGGCTCAGGTGGTCCCTATGCCCTGGCCGCTGCCAGAGCTTTGCTTAAACACACGGAAATGTCACCAGCAGAAGTAGCCAGGGAGGCCCTTGGTTTAGCAGCAGATATTTGTGTTTATACCAATCATAACATTGTAGTTGAAGAGATATAGTGTTCGCAGTTGGCAGCCGGAAGTTCGAAAGGAGTGAGTAGTATGGATGATCTTACACCACGGCAGATAGTTGCAGAGTTGGACAAATATATAGTGGGTCAAAATAAAGCTAAAAAAGCAGTGGCGGTGGCATTGCGCAACCGCTATCGTCGGAGCAAACTGCCAGAGGATTTGATTGATGAAGTAGTACCCAAAAATATTTTAATGATTGGTCCTACTGGTGTTGGTAAAACTGAAATCGCCAGGCGTCTGGCTAGGTTAGTCAAAGCTCCCTTTGTTAAAGTTGAGGCAACTAAATTTACCGAGGTGGGTTATGTCGGTCGGGATGTTGAATCAATGGTCAGGGACTTAGTTGAAACTTCCATCCGCATGCTTAAACAGGAAAAGATGGAGGAAGTTGAAGAACGTGCCAGACGCATGGCCGATGAGCGGATCATAGAAATTCTGGCACCCATGCCCAACCGGCCTAGCCAAACCAAAAATCCATTGGAAATGTTGTTTGGTGGTGGGCAGCAAACCCAGGATGATCAAGCTTATGAACAACAAAATAGTCGAATTAAGTTTGAACGAGAAACTTTAAGGGAAAAACTAGAACGAGGGGAATTAGAAAACGAGTACCTGGAAATTGAGGTAGAAG from Desulfotomaculum nigrificans DSM 574 harbors:
- the trmFO gene encoding methylenetetrahydrofolate--tRNA-(uracil(54)-C(5))-methyltransferase (FADH(2)-oxidizing) TrmFO, translating into MSEPRVMVIGAGLAGSEAAWQIARRGIKVDLFEMRPRKFTPAHHTPYFSELVCSNSLRAAALENAVGLLKEEMRLLGSLIINAADRHRVPAGGALAVDREGFSLDVTQALEQHPLVDIHREEVTDIPKDGLVIIASGPLTSEPLAQTIARLTGDQYLYFYDAAAPIVTLESLDMSKIFRASRYGKGEEAYLNCPMDKDEYETFYDALVNAERAPLKEFEKQIHFEGCMPVEVLAARGRDTLLYGPLKPVGLTDPRTGKRPYAVVQLRQDNAEGTLYNLVGFQTNLKWGEQKRVFSLIPGMANAEFVRYGVMHRNTYINSPTLLKPTLQLKSQERIFLAGQITGVEGYVESAAAGLVAGINAARMAKGQAPVEFPPETAHGALLHYITSAPSGNFQPMNVTFGLFPDLPTKIKGKRERGKAHAQRALESLKQFIFKLSKGSCNF
- the xerC gene encoding tyrosine recombinase XerC, with product MYNLVDHFINFLKVQKNFSDHTIEAYQKDLFEGIDFFSTVLNVCDEKLHPSQIDSRLFRNFLSHMQERNLQRSTIARRLAAWRTFFRFLYREGLVQTNPLLRMANPKQEKRLPKFLYQDEAKELVESPGNTPLGVRDRSLLELLYATGIRVSELVALDLYHLDLSRGYLRVWGKGSKERLVPIHDRAVAALKRYLTEARPKLAQPDCPAVFVNYKGSRLSDRGVRKLIDKYCQQVGLTKNISPHVIRHSFATHLLDNGADLRSVQELLGHVSLSTTQIYTHVTKQKLKKIYHLSHPRAKF
- the hslV gene encoding ATP-dependent protease subunit HslV; translated protein: MFHATTIVAVKRGNKVAVAGDGQVTFGQNTIMKHTARKVRRLHQGQVLAGFAGSVADAFTLFEKFEGKLEEFHGNLMRAAVELAKDWRTDKYLRALEAMLIVANKENLLVLSGNGEVIEPDEGVTAIGSGGPYALAAARALLKHTEMSPAEVAREALGLAADICVYTNHNIVVEEI